A genomic stretch from Capricornis sumatraensis isolate serow.1 chromosome 4, serow.2, whole genome shotgun sequence includes:
- the LOC138078177 gene encoding keratin, type II cuticular Hb3, with protein sequence MTCGFSTVGSGFGSRAFSCVSACGPRPGRCCITAAPYRGISCYRGLTGGFGSRSICGGFRAGSFGRSFGYRSGSVGGLSPPCITTVSVNESLLTPLNLEVDPNAQCVKQEEKEQIKCLNNRFAAFIDKVRFLEQQNKLLETKLQFYQNRQCCESNLEPLFEGYIETLRREAECVEADSGRLSSELNHVQEVLEGYKKKYEEEVALRATAENEFVALKKDVDCAYIRKSDLEANSEALIQEIDFLRRLYEEEIRVLQAHISDTSVIVKMDNSRDLNMDNIVAEIKAQYDDIASRSRAEAESWYRSKCEEIKATVIRHGETLRRTKEEINELNRVIQRLTAEVENAKCQNSKLEAAVTQAEQQGEVALNDARCKLAGLEEALQKAKQDMACLLKEYQEVMNSKLGLDIEIATYRRLLEGEEQRLCEGVGAVNVCVSSSRGGVVCGDLCVSGSRPVTGSVCSAPCSGNLAVSTGLCAPCGQLNTTCGGGSCSLGRC encoded by the exons ATGACCTGTGGCTTCAGCACTGTGGGCTCTGGATTCGGCAGTCGCGCCTTCAGCTGCGTCTCCGCCTGCGGACCCCGGCCTGGCCGCTGCTGCATCACGGCCGCCCCCTACCGTGGCATCTCCTGCTACCGCGGCCTCACCGGGGGCTTCGGCAGCCGCAGCATCTGTGGGGGCTTCCGTGCTGGCTCCTTCGGCCGCAGCTTCGGGTACCGCTCCGGCAGCGTGGGCGGCCTCAGCCCTCCCTGCATCACCACCGTGTCAGTCAATGAGAGCCTCCTCACGCCCCTCAACCTGGAGGTCGACCCCAATGCGCAGTGCgtgaagcaagaggagaaggagcagaTCAAGTGTCTCAACAACAGGTTCGCTGCCTTCATCGACAAG GTGCGCTTCCTGGAGCAGCAGAACAAGCTGCTGGAGACCAAGCTACAGTTCTACCAGAACCGCCAGTGCTGCGAGAGCAACCTCGAGCCCCTGTTCGAGGGCTACATCGAGACACTGAGGCGGGAGGCCGAGTGCGTGGAGGCTGACAGTGGAAGGCTGTCCTCGGAGCTCAACCACGTGCAGGAGGTGCTGGAGGGCTACAAGAAGAA GTATGAAGAAGAAGTTGCTCTTCGGGCCACAGCAGAGAACGAGTTTGTGGCTCTAAAGAAG GATGTGGACTGTGCCTACATCCGCAAGTCGGACCTGGAGGCCAACTCGGAGGCCCTGATCCAGGAGATCGATTTCCTGCGGCGGTTGTATGAGGAG GAGATCCGAGTTCTCCAAGCCCACATCTCGGACACCTCGGTCATCGTCAAGATGGACAACAGCCGGGACCTGAACATGGACAACATTGTGGCTGAGATCAAGGCCCAGTATGATGACATCGCCAGCCGCAGCCGGGCCGAGGCCGAGAGCTGGTACCGCAGCAAG TGTGAGGAGATCAAGGCCACAGTGATCCGGCATGGGGAGACCCTGCGCCGCACCAAGGAGGAGATCAATGAGCTGAACCGCGTGATCCAGAGGCTGACAGCTGAGGTTGAGAATGCCAAGTGCCAG AATTCCAAGCTGGAGGCTGCAGTCACCCAGGCTGAGCAGCAGGGTGAGGTGGCCCTTAACGATGCCCGCTGCAAGCTGGCCGGGCTGGAGGAGGCCCTGCAGAAGGCCAAGCAGGACATGGCCTGCCTGCTCAAGGAGTACCAGGAGGTGATGAACTCCAAGCTGGGCCTGGACATCGAGATCGCCACCTACAGGCGCCTGCTGGAGGGCGAGGAGCAGAG GCTGTGTGAAGGTGTTGGAGCTGTGAATGTCT GTGTCAGCAGCTCCCGCGGCGGGGTCGTCTGCGGAGACCTCTGCGTGTCGGGCTCCCGGCCGGTGACGGGCAGCGTCTGCAGCGCCCCCTGCAGCGGGAACCTGGCGGTGAGCACCGGCCTGTGCGCGCCCTGCGGCCAGCTCAACACCACCTGCGGAGGGGGTTCCTGCAGCCTGGGGAGGTGCTAG
- the LOC138078922 gene encoding keratin, type II cuticular Hb1-like has protein sequence MTCGSYRALPAFSCVSACGPRPGRCCITAAPYRGISCYRGLTGGFGSRSVCGGFRAGSCGRSFGYRSGGVGGLSPPCITTVSVNESLLTPLNLEIDPNAQCVKQEEKEQIKCLNNRFAAFIDKVRFLEQQNKLLETKLRFYQNRQCCESNLEPLFNGYIETLRREAECVEADSGRLSSELNSLQEVLEGYKKKYEEEVALRATAENEFVALKKDVDCAYLRKSDLEANVEALIQETDFLRRLYEEEIRVLQAHISDTSVIVKMDNSRDLNMDNIVAEIKAHYDDIASRSRAEAESWYRSKCEEIKATVIRHGETLRRTKEEINELNRMIQRLTAEVENAKCQNSKLEAAVTQAEQQGEAALADAKCKLAGLEEALQKAKQDMACLLKEYQELMNSKLGLDIEIATYRRLLEGEEQRLCEGVGAVNVCVSSSRGGIVCGDLCASGAAPAVTTSVCSAPCSGNVVVGTSDACGPCSRVGGSILGCKKC, from the exons ATGACTTGTGGATCTTACCGTGCTCTCCCAGCATTCAGCTGCGTCTCCGCCTGCGGACCCCGGCCCGGCCGCTGCTGCATCACGGCCGCCCCCTACCGCGGCATCTCCTGCTACCGCGGCCTCACCGGGGGATTCGGCAGCCGCAGCGTCTGCGGGGGCTTCCGTGCCGGCTCCTGCGGCCGCAGCTTCGGGTACCGCTCCGGCGGCGTGGGCGGCCTCAGCCCTCCCTGCATCACCACCGTGTCAGTCAATGAGAGCCTCCTCACGCCCCTCAACCTGGAGATCGACCCCAATGCGCAGTGCgtgaagcaagaggagaaggagcagaTCAAGTGTCTCAACAACAGGTTCGCTGCCTTCATCGACAAG GTGCGCTTCCTGGAGCAGCAGAACAAGCTGCTGGAAACCAAGCTGCGGTTCTACCAGAACCGCCAGTGCTGCGAGAGCAACCTCGAGCCCCTGTTCAACGGCTACATCGAGACACTGAGGCGGGAGGCCGAGTGCGTGGAGGCTGACAGTGGAAGGCTGTCCTCAGAGCTCAACAGCCTGCAGGAGGTGCTGGAGGGCTACAAGAAGAA GTACGAAGAGGAAGTTGCTCTGAGAGCAACAGCCGAGAATGAGTTTGTGGCTCTGAAGAAG GATGTGGACTGTGCCTACCTCCGCAAATCAGACCTTGAGGCCAATGTGGAGGCCTTGATTCAGGAGACCGACTTCCTTCGGCGACTGTATGAGGAG GAGATCCGAGTTCTCCAAGCCCACATCTCAGACACCTCGGTCATCGTCAAGATGGACAACAGCCGGGACCTGAACATGGACAACATTGTGGCTGAGATCAAGGCTCACTATGATGACATTGCCAGCCGCAGCCGGGCCGAGGCTGAGAGCTGGTACCGCAGCAAG TGTGAGGAGATCAAGGCTACGGTGATCCGGCACGGGGAGACCCTGCGTCGCACCAAGGAGGAGATCAATGAGCTGAACCGCATGATCCAGAGGCTGACAGCTGAGGTCGAGAATGCCAAGTGCCAG AACTCCAAGCTGGAGGCTGCAGTCACCCAGGCTGAGCAGCAGGGCGAGGCAGCCCTCGCTGATGCCAAGTGCAAGCTGGCCGGGCTGGAGGAGGCTCTGCAGAAGGCCAAGCAGGACATGGCCTGCCTGCTCAAGGAGTACCAGGAGCTGATGAACTCCAAGCTGGGCCTGGACATCGAGATCGCCACCTACAGGCGCCTGCTGGAGGGCGAGGAGCAGAG GCTGTGCGAGGGCGTCGGGGCTGTGAATGTCT GCGTCAGCAGCTCCCGCGGTGGCATCGTCTGTGGCGATCTCTGCGCCTCCGGTGCTGCCCCTGCTGTCACCACCAGCGTCTGCAGCGCCCCCTGCAGCGGCAACGTGGTGGTGGGCACCTCTGACGCCTGCGGCCCCTGCTCTAGGGTGGGCGGCAGCATCCTGGGCTGTAAGAAGTGCTAA